Proteins co-encoded in one Vibrio sp. SNU_ST1 genomic window:
- a CDS encoding nitrate reductase cytochrome c-type subunit: protein MKKLITALLSAGLLLAGAVQAQAELDNPGGIGGVESLRGASELEATRAADDFKKFPRDQVLESDYVYQPPLVPHTIRSYEVSLNANKCLSCHSWKNAKEMGATKVSVTHYMNREDAVLADVSPRRYFCLQCHVPQANAKPLVENEFKPVDSLR from the coding sequence ATGAAAAAACTGATTACTGCCCTACTATCAGCTGGTCTTTTGCTAGCTGGTGCAGTTCAAGCTCAAGCTGAGCTAGATAACCCAGGCGGCATTGGTGGCGTAGAATCTCTACGTGGTGCAAGTGAACTTGAAGCAACTCGCGCAGCAGATGACTTCAAAAAGTTCCCTCGTGACCAAGTGCTTGAAAGTGACTACGTATATCAACCACCTTTAGTACCTCATACTATTCGTAGCTATGAAGTTTCTCTTAACGCTAACAAGTGTCTTTCTTGCCATAGCTGGAAAAACGCAAAAGAAATGGGTGCGACTAAAGTGAGTGTAACTCACTACATGAACCGTGAAGATGCGGTTCTTGCTGATGTTTCACCTCGTCGTTACTTCTGTCTACAGTGTCACGTACCTCAAGCTAATGCTAAGCCACTAGTTGAGAACGAGTTCAAACCTGTAGATTCACTGCGTTAA
- a CDS encoding HD-GYP domain-containing protein yields MQFDLKDSVKISINTLVVGMFVTSIQKSERVYLSNAGRVSSKKGIDTLVNKGIKYVWVDKKLSAKGCKFHPVPDDETTEGPQKSSKNSSGKLASREVRQKNAERIIQEARGLAQKIITATFDSHTFVADELDGWADELIESALINSDALQCVSALRKKDAYLLEHSVNVATLLVTFGKHLGFGKDRLKPLAIGGIIHDVGKVHIDDNVLHKPSRLTEEEFAHIKQHQVFAKPIIRKIEGLSHISRDVCLMHHEKLDGTGYPNGLKGEQIPLHGRMACIVDIYDALTADRCYKRGMSPAEAFKIMLGMTPNHLDRQLVYKFINCIGIFPIGAIVELSNGHLGIVWSSNDDAPVEPVVKCFYSRKNKRFIDVKYVDLKHSWHTIVKAISPTKAEIDVSPFF; encoded by the coding sequence ATGCAGTTCGACCTTAAAGACTCAGTAAAAATTTCCATAAACACATTGGTTGTGGGAATGTTTGTTACATCAATTCAGAAAAGTGAGCGTGTTTATTTATCTAACGCTGGACGCGTGTCTTCAAAAAAAGGCATTGATACATTAGTTAATAAAGGCATTAAGTATGTCTGGGTTGACAAGAAACTCTCTGCTAAAGGTTGTAAATTCCACCCAGTTCCTGATGATGAAACGACAGAGGGGCCACAAAAAAGCAGTAAAAACTCCTCAGGTAAATTAGCCTCTCGAGAAGTAAGACAAAAAAATGCCGAGCGAATCATCCAAGAAGCGCGTGGTCTTGCTCAGAAAATTATTACGGCAACATTTGATTCGCATACGTTTGTTGCGGATGAACTGGATGGTTGGGCAGATGAGCTGATTGAATCAGCACTGATTAATTCAGACGCTTTGCAATGTGTTTCTGCGTTGCGTAAGAAGGATGCATACCTGCTTGAACATTCAGTCAATGTAGCCACACTTTTGGTCACATTTGGCAAGCATTTGGGTTTTGGCAAAGACCGATTAAAGCCATTGGCTATTGGTGGGATTATTCATGATGTCGGTAAAGTGCATATCGATGATAATGTTTTGCACAAACCTTCTCGTTTAACCGAGGAGGAGTTTGCGCATATCAAACAACATCAAGTATTCGCTAAACCTATCATCAGAAAAATCGAAGGCTTAAGTCACATTAGCCGTGATGTATGTTTAATGCACCATGAAAAATTAGATGGTACAGGTTACCCTAATGGACTAAAAGGTGAGCAAATTCCGCTGCACGGCCGAATGGCTTGTATCGTCGATATCTATGACGCATTAACGGCTGACCGTTGCTACAAACGTGGAATGAGCCCAGCGGAAGCGTTTAAAATCATGTTAGGTATGACACCTAATCACTTAGACCGGCAATTGGTGTACAAATTTATTAATTGCATTGGTATTTTCCCTATTGGGGCCATCGTTGAGCTGAGCAATGGTCATCTTGGAATTGTATGGTCATCGAATGATGATGCTCCTGTTGAGCCTGTCGTTAAGTGCTTCTATTCAAGAAAGAATAAACGTTTCATTGACGTCAAGTATGTGGATTTAAAACATAGCTGGCATACGATTGTAAAAGCAATTTCTCCTACGAAGGCTGAAATTGATGTCTCCCCTTTCTTTTAA
- a CDS encoding response regulator transcription factor, with the protein MKSNLSINVLLVEDDKELAASVAEFLEFENIKCDHAYNGLSGFTLAKQNYYDVILLDLMLPKIDGFTVCERLRDNGDDTPILMLTAKDTLQDKEAGFNAGTDDYLIKPFAMKELALRIKALSKRRSSQHKRLVQGDLVYDLESHQVSRSEQVLDLNRLNLMLLELLMRRSPQVVTRREIEECLWPHDAPESNNIKVQVYQLRQKIDKPFESKLIETVVGQGLRIKG; encoded by the coding sequence ATGAAATCTAACTTATCTATCAACGTGTTATTAGTTGAAGATGACAAGGAGCTCGCCGCTTCAGTTGCAGAGTTTCTCGAGTTTGAAAACATCAAATGCGATCATGCTTACAATGGGTTAAGTGGTTTTACACTCGCAAAACAAAACTACTACGACGTTATTCTCCTTGACCTAATGTTACCCAAAATAGATGGTTTTACTGTCTGTGAAAGACTTCGAGACAACGGTGACGATACGCCTATTTTGATGCTGACGGCAAAAGATACGCTGCAAGACAAAGAAGCCGGCTTCAATGCTGGCACCGATGACTACTTAATCAAGCCATTTGCAATGAAAGAACTCGCCTTACGCATCAAGGCGCTCTCTAAGCGAAGAAGTAGCCAACATAAAAGGTTAGTACAAGGTGACTTAGTCTATGACCTAGAAAGCCATCAAGTATCAAGATCAGAGCAAGTCTTGGACTTAAATCGACTCAACCTAATGCTTTTGGAGCTCCTCATGCGCCGAAGTCCACAAGTGGTTACTCGTAGAGAGATAGAGGAGTGTTTATGGCCACATGACGCACCAGAAAGTAACAACATAAAAGTGCAGGTTTATCAACTGAGACAAAAAATCGATAAGCCTTTTGAATCTAAGTTAATTGAAACCGTCGTTGGCCAAGGTCTGAGGATCAAAGGGTAA
- a CDS encoding NapC/NirT family cytochrome c, producing MIKLLKAFWKRLATPSKAAVGVVLFLGFSGGLLFWGAFNTGMEATNTEEFCSGCHAPIVAEIQETIHYSNRSGVRAICSDCHVPHEWSDKIVRKVQASKELFAYFILDTIGTEEKFKARRAHLAEREWKRMKGNDSLECRNCHQFDYMDFSEQSPRSAKQHSTALASGEKTCVDCHKGIAHKLPDMHGVEGWQ from the coding sequence ATGATAAAATTACTTAAAGCGTTTTGGAAAAGACTCGCAACACCAAGTAAAGCAGCAGTAGGCGTTGTTTTATTCTTGGGTTTCTCGGGCGGTCTTTTATTCTGGGGGGCATTCAACACGGGTATGGAAGCAACCAATACGGAAGAATTCTGTTCTGGTTGTCACGCTCCTATCGTTGCTGAAATCCAAGAAACAATTCACTACTCTAACCGCTCTGGTGTTCGTGCTATCTGTTCAGATTGTCACGTACCCCATGAATGGTCAGATAAAATCGTACGTAAAGTTCAGGCATCAAAAGAGCTGTTCGCATACTTCATTTTAGACACCATAGGTACTGAAGAGAAGTTCAAAGCACGTCGTGCTCACCTTGCTGAACGAGAGTGGAAACGTATGAAAGGCAATGACTCACTTGAGTGTCGTAACTGTCACCAGTTCGATTACATGGACTTCTCAGAGCAAAGCCCTCGTAGTGCGAAACAGCACTCTACTGCATTGGCTTCTGGTGAAAAAACATGTGTAGATTGCCATAAAGGTATCGCACATAAACTACCAGACATGCACGGCGTTGAAGGCTGGCAATAA
- a CDS encoding TolC family protein: MSTQLLSLFNNQTLADLVQEALTNNHDLHKTALRLKQAELLAAQSDQYLQPSLNTDFQASRQKTSQIQNSHKLSLNLSWEFDVWGRLADTASAANAKQQATQLDYVYAQNSLAARVIETWLDVAYRARVIGVEQRWLQSLSDTESIVLEQVLDGFKEQADLDTARAATSRVRASLAAKEQDQLIAIRGLNTLRGKSDTQLNQTIFTIPEVEAPPLRLPGEMIGSRPDLLAAYQQVLAADKSAAVAYKDLLPKFTLSASVYRSGSTPNQLIDNPSLWNLVGGISAPLLDQSSLQTQAKIAQLQAEESFVDYQKKLLVAINEVGNALDKEFYLRQQEQHYRDAFTFSKASMKNYQNLYQEGASDVLALLIAQQSIYQSKIQLLNTQRTRLSNRITLGLALGMGV, encoded by the coding sequence ATGTCGACACAATTGCTCTCGCTGTTCAACAATCAAACTCTCGCCGATCTGGTTCAAGAAGCCCTCACCAATAACCACGATCTACATAAAACTGCACTTCGCTTGAAGCAAGCTGAACTATTAGCGGCGCAAAGTGATCAATACCTTCAACCTTCTTTAAATACAGACTTTCAAGCCTCTAGGCAAAAAACAAGTCAGATTCAGAACAGTCACAAACTGTCTTTGAATTTAAGTTGGGAGTTTGATGTTTGGGGACGCTTAGCTGACACAGCAAGCGCAGCTAACGCGAAACAACAGGCAACGCAACTTGACTATGTTTACGCACAAAACTCTCTCGCGGCTCGCGTAATAGAGACGTGGCTTGATGTTGCTTACAGAGCAAGAGTGATAGGGGTCGAGCAACGCTGGCTACAAAGCCTTTCAGACACTGAAAGTATTGTACTAGAACAAGTGCTCGATGGATTTAAAGAACAAGCAGACCTCGACACCGCCCGTGCTGCAACATCCAGAGTAAGAGCGAGTTTAGCCGCTAAAGAACAAGATCAACTTATCGCAATCAGAGGCCTTAATACCTTACGAGGTAAGAGCGACACCCAGCTCAACCAAACGATTTTCACGATCCCAGAAGTTGAAGCTCCGCCATTACGTCTTCCCGGAGAAATGATTGGATCACGTCCTGACCTCCTTGCCGCTTATCAGCAAGTGCTAGCCGCCGACAAAAGCGCGGCAGTTGCTTACAAAGATCTGCTGCCTAAATTCACGCTGTCTGCCTCTGTTTATCGTAGCGGCTCAACACCAAACCAGCTTATCGACAATCCTTCCCTGTGGAATCTCGTTGGGGGGATCAGCGCACCTCTTCTTGACCAATCATCACTACAAACCCAAGCAAAAATAGCTCAGCTTCAAGCAGAAGAGAGCTTTGTTGATTACCAAAAGAAACTATTGGTTGCCATCAATGAGGTAGGAAATGCACTAGACAAAGAGTTCTACCTCAGACAACAAGAACAGCATTATCGAGATGCTTTTACATTCTCCAAGGCTAGTATGAAAAACTATCAAAACCTTTACCAGGAAGGAGCCAGTGACGTTTTGGCACTGCTTATCGCCCAACAATCTATTTACCAATCTAAAATCCAGTTGCTTAACACTCAGCGTACTCGGCTCTCAAACAGAATTACCTTAGGGTTAGCATTAGGAATGGGGGTTTAA
- a CDS encoding TIGR02808 family protein — MSTLENVIWHILGYTAMPVIVLGGFAGVAAVSLWILSMSKDKEID, encoded by the coding sequence ATGAGTACTTTAGAGAACGTAATCTGGCACATCCTAGGTTACACCGCTATGCCAGTTATCGTACTTGGTGGCTTTGCAGGTGTTGCAGCCGTATCTCTTTGGATTTTATCTATGAGTAAAGACAAAGAAATCGACTAA
- a CDS encoding efflux RND transporter permease subunit: MDNNLKTHGVIAWFVHNPVAANLLMVLIIVAGGFSVIQSRVESFPSLPPTNITVSVEYQSGSARSAEESIAIKIEDSLLGVEGIKQIHSSSNSDGATVTITKSSGYSLDKLQQDVKSVVDAIGDLPSEAKKPVITRQADLEEVVSINLFGDVPIGALQRYLDELRNKLLDSPLIQKVDYIGRKSQQVSIEIDEAKLQAFSLTMEQIVSQIRAESLTQTAGQLKGSQGTLVLKADQQHRSTKEFASLPIKRTATGQTILLSDVAHIELGFDDDGIITRYNGHPSVGLTVKMYGQSNINQLAQETKSIVDAYQLTLPNGIHLTQWNDQSEPIKNRLSLLLKNSAQGIALVVILLALLLNIRVAFWVAVGLPVTFAGAMVLMGDSFFGLTLNELTTFGFIMALGIVVDDAVVIGESIYEQREKRGASIESTITGAQKVATPTTFGVLTTIVAFMSLSFIEGELGKIFAQFAMAATFCLIFSLIESKLILPAHLARVRMEPTSARGIPAVWHYIQQRVLRGFKYITWHLYKPCLQLAIRYRYAVICGFFSLCILVGGSLITGKLKSVFFPEISNNFITIDLAFEDDAGYGLVQRETLKVEQMAASLNDSLVRQYALPVPPIQSVLVETTNNSSQIIVGLSSNTQRPISAGAIAKEWQSMVPTLEGIDSANFLADMISDKAISVELRSQNEATIRNATRELTDHLNNVQGVHGIKSSLANTQAQVDIKVNEMGLTMGLTTSNLLQQLNMAYQGYEVQQFQEGSHEIKVKIQYPRAKRQTLDNLKYAQIRLSNGKLVPLNAVANISTRYVSKNIERMNRNRVNVITADVDKTIASPEEIIDKLDSDLFKELQNKYRDLNIVLSGQQQEQEQISNSLYSVFAIALIGIYALLAIPLNSYFQPLLIMCTIPFGIVGALMGHLIQGIPISILSLFGMLALTGVVVNDSLLLISRFNTKIMSGDTVYDALIESGTGRLRAIVLTSATTYFGLVPLLSETSPQAQFLIPAATSMGYGILFATVITLLLVPVLLMVQQDIKQLYHNMITQQSVSFTGVKKNEI; encoded by the coding sequence ATGGACAATAACCTTAAAACTCATGGTGTTATCGCATGGTTTGTTCACAACCCTGTTGCCGCAAATCTTTTAATGGTTTTGATCATAGTCGCGGGTGGTTTTTCGGTTATCCAATCACGGGTAGAAAGCTTCCCCTCACTCCCCCCAACCAATATTACGGTAAGCGTCGAATATCAAAGTGGCTCCGCCCGCTCGGCTGAAGAAAGCATTGCGATAAAAATAGAAGATTCATTGTTAGGTGTAGAAGGCATCAAACAGATACACAGCAGTTCGAATAGTGACGGCGCAACCGTAACCATTACTAAGTCGAGTGGCTATTCACTCGACAAACTGCAACAAGATGTAAAAAGTGTGGTTGATGCTATTGGCGATTTACCTAGTGAAGCAAAAAAACCAGTGATCACGCGTCAAGCCGACCTTGAAGAGGTTGTTTCAATTAACCTGTTTGGTGACGTGCCTATCGGTGCATTACAGCGTTATTTAGACGAGTTACGAAACAAGCTCCTAGACTCTCCTTTAATACAAAAGGTTGATTACATTGGCCGAAAATCTCAGCAGGTCTCGATTGAAATTGACGAGGCCAAATTGCAAGCTTTCAGTCTCACGATGGAGCAAATCGTCAGCCAAATTAGAGCAGAATCATTAACCCAAACGGCCGGCCAACTCAAAGGTTCTCAAGGGACGTTAGTTCTTAAAGCGGACCAACAACATCGAAGTACGAAAGAGTTCGCTTCGCTGCCAATTAAACGCACAGCAACAGGGCAAACCATACTCTTGTCGGATGTTGCACATATTGAATTAGGATTTGACGACGACGGCATCATTACTCGTTATAACGGCCATCCATCAGTAGGCTTAACGGTGAAAATGTATGGTCAATCAAACATCAACCAGCTAGCCCAAGAGACCAAATCCATCGTTGATGCTTACCAATTGACACTGCCGAACGGTATCCACCTGACCCAATGGAATGATCAAAGTGAGCCGATTAAAAACCGTTTATCTTTGCTACTTAAGAACAGTGCTCAAGGTATCGCTCTCGTTGTTATTTTACTGGCTCTGCTCTTAAACATACGTGTGGCTTTCTGGGTTGCCGTTGGCCTACCAGTTACGTTCGCCGGTGCTATGGTACTTATGGGGGATTCTTTCTTTGGACTCACCCTTAATGAATTAACCACCTTTGGCTTCATCATGGCACTCGGCATTGTCGTCGATGACGCAGTCGTCATTGGTGAAAGCATTTACGAGCAAAGAGAGAAGCGCGGCGCCTCCATTGAATCGACCATCACTGGTGCACAAAAAGTAGCGACACCAACCACATTTGGCGTATTAACGACCATCGTCGCTTTTATGTCTCTCAGCTTTATCGAAGGGGAACTAGGTAAGATCTTTGCGCAATTTGCCATGGCTGCAACTTTCTGTCTGATTTTCTCACTCATCGAGTCCAAATTAATTCTCCCTGCTCACCTTGCTCGAGTTCGAATGGAACCGACCTCAGCGCGTGGTATTCCTGCCGTATGGCACTATATTCAACAGCGTGTTCTACGAGGTTTCAAATACATCACTTGGCATCTCTACAAACCCTGTTTACAACTGGCTATACGCTATCGTTATGCTGTAATTTGTGGCTTTTTTTCTCTGTGTATTCTAGTTGGCGGTTCGCTAATAACAGGCAAACTTAAGTCGGTATTTTTCCCAGAGATTTCTAATAACTTCATCACTATAGATCTCGCCTTTGAAGATGACGCTGGTTACGGGTTAGTACAACGTGAAACACTTAAAGTTGAACAAATGGCGGCATCATTGAATGATTCATTAGTGCGCCAATATGCGCTGCCTGTACCGCCAATCCAAAGTGTATTGGTAGAAACCACCAATAACAGTTCGCAAATCATTGTTGGCCTTTCGAGCAACACTCAACGCCCAATCAGCGCTGGTGCTATCGCTAAAGAATGGCAATCCATGGTCCCAACACTTGAAGGCATAGACAGCGCCAATTTCTTAGCCGATATGATCAGCGATAAAGCAATAAGCGTAGAATTAAGAAGTCAAAATGAAGCAACGATCCGCAACGCAACTCGTGAACTGACAGATCATCTCAATAATGTACAAGGTGTGCATGGCATAAAAAGTAGCCTCGCGAATACACAAGCCCAAGTTGATATTAAAGTTAACGAAATGGGGTTAACGATGGGGCTCACCACATCGAATCTCTTACAACAACTCAACATGGCCTATCAAGGTTATGAAGTGCAACAATTTCAAGAAGGTTCGCATGAAATAAAGGTCAAAATTCAGTATCCACGGGCAAAAAGACAAACACTGGATAATCTCAAATACGCACAAATTCGCTTGAGCAATGGTAAGTTAGTACCACTCAATGCGGTAGCCAATATATCGACTCGATATGTGTCCAAAAACATTGAACGAATGAATCGTAACAGAGTCAATGTGATAACAGCTGATGTTGATAAAACGATCGCCTCTCCAGAAGAGATCATTGATAAGCTAGATAGCGACCTGTTTAAAGAGTTGCAGAATAAGTATCGTGACCTGAACATTGTCCTTTCTGGACAGCAACAAGAGCAGGAACAAATATCAAATTCACTGTATAGCGTGTTTGCTATCGCTCTTATCGGCATCTACGCATTGCTTGCAATACCGCTCAACTCATATTTCCAGCCACTGCTGATCATGTGCACTATTCCATTTGGTATTGTGGGCGCCTTGATGGGACACTTAATCCAAGGGATACCCATAAGTATACTTTCTCTGTTTGGAATGCTTGCATTAACCGGGGTCGTCGTGAATGATAGCCTGTTACTTATCTCACGCTTTAATACCAAGATAATGAGCGGTGATACCGTATACGACGCGTTAATTGAATCAGGAACTGGACGCTTAAGGGCTATTGTGCTGACTTCTGCAACCACGTATTTTGGCTTAGTACCCTTACTGTCTGAGACCTCTCCTCAAGCTCAGTTTTTAATACCAGCAGCTACGTCAATGGGGTATGGCATCTTATTCGCAACGGTAATAACACTTCTTTTGGTACCCGTATTACTAATGGTTCAACAAGATATCAAGCAGCTGTATCACAACATGATTACCCAACAATCCGTTTCTTTTACTGGGGTTAAGAAAAATGAAATCTAA
- a CDS encoding efflux RND transporter periplasmic adaptor subunit: MKQVLVTALGLLSIVATAMYIVKSIPEETTLALEAQPRQYIKVTTVDIASGQHRSTIEGYGQVIPEETLTLTSQVSGVILSKAKNFRLGEQISKGDLLFRIDDSSYQVLLANAEKELANAQLSFFQEQRKHQRAQKEWKTSGIKEAPSPLALREPQFKAAKARLNAAQQAVEDTKQKLSNTNIHAPFDAIVSQSNVTTGSVVASGTSLGQIKSIETAEVHLQLTERDWQQLPSDLSALSVTIQSASDSDSGQQWAARASHLSLLVEQSTRMRNLILKIDSPLQQPEPLLIGSFIKVVIQGKSYSNSFVVSSSSITADGNIWYVKEGQLHRHKTQSLFQDIDAIGFEQGNLNQHITLVVKPLSSYVEGMQVLALSDSPQADDTDKLASNRILPDPATGDKPLKEVNDGQ, encoded by the coding sequence ATGAAACAGGTACTTGTTACGGCTTTGGGCTTACTCAGTATTGTTGCCACTGCGATGTACATCGTAAAGTCAATCCCCGAAGAAACAACGTTAGCGCTGGAAGCTCAGCCTCGCCAATATATCAAAGTCACAACAGTCGACATTGCTTCCGGGCAACATCGCTCTACCATTGAAGGTTACGGGCAGGTAATTCCAGAAGAGACTTTAACGCTCACGAGCCAGGTTTCAGGAGTGATTCTTTCGAAAGCGAAAAATTTCAGACTAGGTGAACAAATATCTAAAGGTGACCTGCTATTTCGCATTGACGATTCCAGTTACCAAGTACTATTGGCTAACGCAGAAAAGGAGCTAGCTAACGCACAACTTTCATTTTTCCAAGAACAACGCAAACATCAACGTGCTCAAAAAGAGTGGAAAACTTCAGGTATAAAAGAGGCACCGAGTCCCCTCGCTTTGCGAGAACCTCAGTTTAAAGCAGCAAAGGCACGATTAAACGCCGCACAACAAGCGGTTGAAGATACTAAGCAAAAACTAAGCAACACGAACATCCATGCTCCTTTTGATGCCATTGTCAGCCAAAGCAACGTCACCACAGGCAGTGTTGTTGCATCCGGAACCTCGTTGGGACAGATCAAATCCATAGAAACTGCTGAAGTACATCTTCAGCTCACGGAACGCGACTGGCAACAGCTCCCCTCCGATTTGAGTGCACTGTCGGTGACAATACAGTCAGCATCAGATTCAGACTCAGGGCAACAATGGGCAGCACGGGCGAGTCACCTTTCACTGCTGGTGGAACAATCAACACGTATGCGTAACCTCATATTAAAAATAGACTCCCCTCTTCAACAGCCAGAGCCTTTGCTGATCGGGAGCTTTATTAAAGTTGTCATTCAAGGTAAGAGCTACTCAAATAGTTTTGTAGTTTCATCTTCCTCCATTACTGCGGACGGGAATATTTGGTACGTCAAAGAAGGTCAACTTCACCGTCACAAGACTCAATCACTGTTTCAAGATATCGATGCGATTGGTTTTGAACAGGGCAACCTAAATCAACACATCACTTTGGTTGTAAAGCCGCTGTCTAGCTACGTGGAGGGAATGCAAGTATTAGCACTTTCGGATAGCCCTCAGGCAGACGATACGGACAAACTCGCATCAAATCGGATCCTCCCGGATCCTGCCACTGGGGACAAACCACTTAAAGAGGTGAATGATGGACAATAA